The Streptomyces sp. NBC_01298 genome contains the following window.
GCGTAGTCGGCGCAGTTCTGGCGTTTCCCGCTGTCGTCGGTGCTCGCGTCGATCAGGCCCTTGACGCGGACGATCCGCGGGGCGCCGGCCGGGTCCGCGGCCAGGGCCTTCGCCAGTTCGGCGCGGGTGGAGACGGTGAAGACGCGGGCCGCGGCCGCGGCCCGGCCGCCCGTGGTGCCCGAACCGCTCGCGGCCCAGCCGTCCCGGGCGGGCAGCACGCCGTGGGCGAGGTCGGCGGGTGCCGCGGCGCCGGCCCGCACGACGAGCGGTACGGCGCCGAGACCGGCGGCGACCAGGGTGGCCGCGCAGGCCAGGGCTAGCCTTCGGCGCCCGGTGGGGATGCGGTGGGGAGAAGCTGACATGGGGGTGGCTCCTTGGGGCGAGGTGCGCTGTTCACCCCTCAGTTGCCGCCGGAGCCCGCAAGGTTGCCGGGGGCCTGCCGATCGCTCCCGTCGGCCGCACGGGCTCTACCAGGAGGACTTCGTGACTCCGGGCAGGAACCCCGCGTGTGCCTGTTCACGCATCCGTACGCGGGACAGTCCGAACTTCCGCAGGTGCCCGCGGGGCCGCCCGTCCACACCGTCCCGGTTGCGCACCCTGGTCGCGCTCGCGTCGCGCGGCTGCTTGCGCAGCTCGGCCACGGCCGCTCCCCGTTCGGCATCCGCCGGGGACGACCGCCGGATGATCTCCTTCAGCTCCGCCCGCCGGGTGGCGTAGCGCTTGACCATCGCCTTGCGCTTCTCGTTCTGCGCGATCTTGCCCTGCTTCGCCATCAGACCTTCACGCCCCGGGCGCGGATGCGCGCCACCGCGGCCTCGACACCGATCGCGTCGACGGTCTTGATCGCCTTGGCGCTCAGCTTGAGGCGGACGTGGCGCCCCTCGCCGGGAAGCCAGTACCGCTTGCTCTGGATGTTGGGGTCGAAGCGGCGGGAAGTGCGCCGGTGCGAGTGGGAGATGGCGTTGCCGAAGCCTGGCTGGGCGCCGGTCAGTTGGCAGTGGGCGGACAAGGGGTGACCCGCCTCTCTCCGAAGAGGATTCTTATTGGAAACGATTTCCATTCCCGTATAGTAGCCCCATGGCACGCAACGAAGTACGTCCGATCGTCAAGCTCCGCTCCACCGCGGGCACCGGCTACACCTACGTCACCCGCAAGAACGGGCGGAACGATCCCGACCGGATGGTGCTGCGCAAGTTCGACCCGGTGCTCCGCCGGCACGTCGAGTTCCGCGAAGAACGCTGAACCCCGTCCTCCACCCCCCGCCCCGTCACCCATCCCCGCCCCCCGCCCCCCGTCCCGCGTCCCTGCCTGAAGGACACGCCATGAAGCCTGGAATCCACCCCGCCTACGGACCCGTCGTCTTCCGCGACAGGGCCGCCGGCTTCGCCTTCCTCACCCGCTCGACCGCCACCAGCGAGAAGACGGTCGAGTGGCAGGACGGCCACACCTACCCCGTCATCGATGTCGAGATCTCCTCGCAGAGCCACCCCTTCTACACCGGCACCGCCCGCGTCCTGGACACCGCCGGCCGCGTCGAGCGCTTCGAGCGCCGCTACGGAGGCGGCAAGTGACCCTGCCCGTCGTCATCGTCGGCGGGCTCCACGCCGACGCCCGCAAGGAAGTCGTCGACCGGCTGCTCCGCTCCGTCCCCGGCAGCGTCGCGCTCCACCACGACCTGGCCACGGCGCCCGCCGGTACCGTGCTGCGCGTCGTGCGCGACGCTTCGGGCGAACTGTCCCGGGGCGAGACGCCCCTCTTCAACGACTGCGCCTGCTGCGCGCTCCGCGAGGACCTGGTCCCCGAGCTCGAACGGCTGGCCGGCAGCGGAATGACGCGCCTGGCCGTCGTCGAGCTGTGGGACTCCGTCGAGCCCAGGGCGATGGCCGAGGTCGTCGCCCAGCACGGCGGCGGCGCACTCGACCTCACCAGCGTGATCACCGCGGTGGACCCCGCGCTCGTCCTGCCCTATCTCGTCAACGGGGACGATCTGGCGGACGTGGGCCTCGCGGCAGCCGCCTCGGACCAGCGCACGGTCGGGGACACCTGGGCCCGGCAGTTGGAGTACGCCCCCGTACTGGCCCTCGTGGACAGCGCGGAGGCCGACGACGAGGACTTCGCCCTCTTGACCCAACTCCATCCGACCGCGCGCCGGGTGCCGGCCGGATCCGGGGAACTGGCCCGGGCGGCCTTCGCCGGCTTCGACGTGGAGGCGGCCGCCGCCGCCCAGCACCCGGCCTGCGCCTTGCTGCCGCAGGAGGCGGAGGAGGCCGGAGTCACCACCTTCGTCTGGCACCACAGCCGCCCCTTCCACCCCGAGCGGCTCTACGAGGCCCTGGAGGACCTCTGTTGCGCCGCCGCTCGCAGTCGTGGCCGGTTCTGGCTCGCCGACCGCCCCGACACCTTGCTCGCCTGGGACGCCGCGGGCGGCGCCCTGTGCGTGGAGAGCGCCGGGCCCTGGCTGGCCTCCCTCCCGGACGCCGCCTGGGAGCTGGTTCCGCCGATGCGCAGGGCGGCCGCCTCGCTCGACTGGCATCCGGAACACGGTGACTGCTGCCAGCACCTCGTCTTCACCTCACCCGGCCTCGACCGCGACGGGCTGGCGCGACTCCTGGAGTCCTGCCTGCTCAACGACGCCGAGTACGCCTCGGGGCGCGAGGAGTGGCGCAAGCTGCCGGCCGCCTTCGACTCGCTCCTCGCCCCCGTCTCCTGACCCGCCGGCCGGCACATCGATCGCCCACACCACCCAAGGAGCCCCCATGGCCCGCCGCCAAACCCCCCACAAGCCGCTGAAGTCCCGCCCCAACCCCCTGGACGCGGCGAAGATCACGTACATCGACTACAAGGACACCGACCTGCTGCGGAAGTTCGTCTCCGACCGCGGCAAGATCCGCGGCCGCCGCGTCACCCGGGTCACGGCGCAGCAGCAGCGACGGCTCGCCGCCGCGATCAAGAACGCCCGCGAGATGGCTCTGCTCCCGTACGGCAGCGGCCGGTAGTCCCTCGCGTGCGGTGCGCGGCGGCGACCGCCCGCACGGTCCAAGTGGCACCGCCCGCACGGTCCAAGTGGCACCACCCCACCCCAACCCAGGAGATACCCATGGCCGTTCCCAAGCGGAAGACGTCCCGCAGCAATACCCGCCACCGCCGCGCGCGGTGGAAGGCGACCACCCCGCAACTGGTCCCGATCACGGTCGACGGCGCGGTGCACCAGGTGCCGCAGCGCCTGGTGAAGGCGTACGAGCGCGGCCTGCTCCGCCCCGAGGGCTAAGGGGCGGGCGTACGGAAGTCCAGCATGCAGAACACCTTGTCGTAGCGGCGTTCGCCGACGGCGACGAAGCGGGGCAGCCGCCCGTACTCGGTGAAGCCCAGAGAGGCGTAGAGCCCCAGGGCCCGGGTGTTGTCGCCCCGCGCGTCCAGCGTCAGGACCTCGATCCCGGCCCGGCGGGCGTCCTCGACGAGGGCGGCGGTCAGGGCCCGGCCGAGCCCGAGTCCGTGGGCCCCGGCGGCGACGGCGAGCTTCTCCAGGTCGGCGTGGGGCCGGTGGGTCGGGCGGGCGTAGCGCTGCCAGTACCCGAGCCCGACGAGCCGGTCCGCGAGGTAGGCGCCGCGCAAGGCCGCGTCCCCGGCCCGTACCGCGTCGACGACGCCGTTGAGCAGCCGCGCCACCTCGTCCGGCCCGGGCGGTTCGACCCAGCCCAGCGCGGCGCCCGCGGTCACCAGATCGGCCAGGATCCGGTGCGCCTCCCCGGCGAACCGGGCCGCCCGCCGCGGGTCGGACATCAGCTCCAGGGCGTCGACGATCACCGCTCCGGCGGCAGCGCCGCCCGTTCCTTGATCCATGACCGCAGCCTAGAGGGCCGCCGGGGCCGCCGATCCGTGATCCACAGCCCGCGCGACGGCGGCCCAGCCGTCCGCAGCTACGCCCGTCCGTAGCGACCCGCAGCTACGCCCGTCCGTACGGCCACCCGTCCGTACGGCTAAGCGCCCAGCTCCCCGTCGATCGCGTCGGCCATGAGCCGGCGCGCGTGGTCCAGGGGCAGTGAGCCGCTCAGCCACCGGACGCTGAGGCCTTCCAGCAGGGCCGTCAGGCGCTCGGCGGCGGCCGCGTGCTGGGGGGCCGTCCCGGCGGGGCGGGCCTGGGCGAGGAGGTACGAGATCTCGTGGACCCAGCTGTGCGTGGCCTTGGCCACGTCC
Protein-coding sequences here:
- the rpsN gene encoding 30S ribosomal protein S14 is translated as MAKQGKIAQNEKRKAMVKRYATRRAELKEIIRRSSPADAERGAAVAELRKQPRDASATRVRNRDGVDGRPRGHLRKFGLSRVRMREQAHAGFLPGVTKSSW
- the rpmB gene encoding 50S ribosomal protein L28 → MSAHCQLTGAQPGFGNAISHSHRRTSRRFDPNIQSKRYWLPGEGRHVRLKLSAKAIKTVDAIGVEAAVARIRARGVKV
- the rpmG gene encoding 50S ribosomal protein L33, with translation MARNEVRPIVKLRSTAGTGYTYVTRKNGRNDPDRMVLRKFDPVLRRHVEFREER
- a CDS encoding type B 50S ribosomal protein L31, whose product is MKPGIHPAYGPVVFRDRAAGFAFLTRSTATSEKTVEWQDGHTYPVIDVEISSQSHPFYTGTARVLDTAGRVERFERRYGGGK
- a CDS encoding CobW family GTP-binding protein — translated: MTLPVVIVGGLHADARKEVVDRLLRSVPGSVALHHDLATAPAGTVLRVVRDASGELSRGETPLFNDCACCALREDLVPELERLAGSGMTRLAVVELWDSVEPRAMAEVVAQHGGGALDLTSVITAVDPALVLPYLVNGDDLADVGLAAAASDQRTVGDTWARQLEYAPVLALVDSAEADDEDFALLTQLHPTARRVPAGSGELARAAFAGFDVEAAAAAQHPACALLPQEAEEAGVTTFVWHHSRPFHPERLYEALEDLCCAAARSRGRFWLADRPDTLLAWDAAGGALCVESAGPWLASLPDAAWELVPPMRRAAASLDWHPEHGDCCQHLVFTSPGLDRDGLARLLESCLLNDAEYASGREEWRKLPAAFDSLLAPVS
- the rpsR gene encoding 30S ribosomal protein S18; amino-acid sequence: MARRQTPHKPLKSRPNPLDAAKITYIDYKDTDLLRKFVSDRGKIRGRRVTRVTAQQQRRLAAAIKNAREMALLPYGSGR
- the rpmF gene encoding 50S ribosomal protein L32 is translated as MAVPKRKTSRSNTRHRRARWKATTPQLVPITVDGAVHQVPQRLVKAYERGLLRPEG
- a CDS encoding GNAT family N-acetyltransferase produces the protein MDQGTGGAAAGAVIVDALELMSDPRRAARFAGEAHRILADLVTAGAALGWVEPPGPDEVARLLNGVVDAVRAGDAALRGAYLADRLVGLGYWQRYARPTHRPHADLEKLAVAAGAHGLGLGRALTAALVEDARRAGIEVLTLDARGDNTRALGLYASLGFTEYGRLPRFVAVGERRYDKVFCMLDFRTPAP